The Rosa rugosa chromosome 3, drRosRugo1.1, whole genome shotgun sequence sequence cgaacccgatcggattagtcaaccgtagtcacttgtatgttttcttggttgaccaatgaagtgacgaccgcgaaacgtgcttatttttttacatcatgtttgtaaatatttcattgatggatgtgcgttgacataaaataaaaatttcaattttaattaccaatacattggcctataccaatttgtctcctaaagtagtatgacttatatattgtatttaaattattgaggttcattctatagcaaccatgaagagaaaaatgaatttggagaaaccaaccactcgatggagagattgtaatgttttatggtggttgtaaaaaatccggccaatttggttctcgtttcgaattcgatcaactaggtcaaacttagttactcttataaacttatatttatatatcatacactccaaagagaaacctctataaattcaaagaaaataaaaaaactgaccgttggatgcgatgattacaataaattatgcgtgtggtaaaaaatttagcaaatttcacaatagtttcgaacccgatcggattggtaaaCCGTGGTCATAAAATTTCACAATAttttggttcggttcggttcggttcggttttttttgtttcggttcggttttttctGCTACGGTTCGATTTTCAGTGCGgtttttttctgttttcggTTTCGTTTGGCCACCCCTATGTAAAGCCACATCTCATTGTCGGTCCCTCCCATGCTGTCGTCACCGACGAAGATGCGGTTCAAGTCGGCGTACTCGtttagccattgatccggcctGGTTCCGTTCGCATGGGTGGCGATCCATTGGAGAGAGGCCCAGGAGTCCTCGTAGCAAGTGGGTATGGGCAGGGTCAGGAAGAGGCCGCGATGACGTCGACGGTAGAGCAAATGGTGGAGACGTAGTCGTGGTAGGTGGAGGAGAAGGCGGACAGCGTAAGATATGGGTgagtgaaagagagagagagagagagagagagagagagaggtggccagagtaagagagagagagagaggtggccAGAccaagagagagggagagaccaATTTACCCCTCAAATTATGCCAGGTGGCAGAGGTTCTCACGGCGTCATTAACGTCGTGTATGGATAGTGGGTCgggtttcagatttcgtgtaccaaaatgatcggtttagaagtttatgtataaaaattattagtggcctttatttggtgtattgtttgtgaaattttcccttattattattatgagaagaggttttgttagccaaaatctaaaattttgacagaattgaccctagaagattaataaactttgagaattaattaaatcacgtggataattaagacatttacaaaatgtatttttattaaacaaattttaaaaaaagtactcacaacccacttttctctctctcattttgttttctctgcaataaccaactcttttcttttttattttctgaaagaaaaaaaaataacttgcacatgcagagcatgtgtggagaaatgctagttgttgttgttgttgtaaaAAATAACTTGCatatgcagagcatgtgtggagaaatgctagttgttgttgttgattattattattattattattattaggtgTATTTGAAGACACCGTTCTAATAGTTGGCTAGTAATTGGTGTATAACTGTAGACCTGTAGTTGGTAGCTGATATGACAGCTGACATGACAACATTTTGTCTATGTTGAAAACCTAGGCGCCGTTTCAATTTTGGTGCTCTATGCTGCAAAGGAAACTCCAGCAAGCACCAGTTCACCACTGTTATGCATTGGGTGGCTGCATAGTGGCGAGTGAAGATTTTGGTGGCCTTTGTGAACAATGAGCATCCTTATTGGAGGGTGTCCTACTAAGCATAATTCTAGAAGTGAAAATAGGAAgaagtaaaagaaatatgattagAATGTAACTAAACGAAAGAAAATATGAGTGGAATatgaccaaaagaaagaaaatatggtatGAGTTGAAGAAAATAGGAAGAAGTAAaacaaatatgagtgaaatgtgaccaaaagaaagaaaatatggtatGAGTGGAATAAAATAGGAAGAAGTAAAACAAgtatgagtggaagaaaatagGAAGAAGTAAAACAAATATGAGTGGAATGtgaccaaaagaaagaaaatatggtatGAGTTGAAGAAAATAGGAAGAGTAAAACAAATATGAGTGGAATatgaccaaaagaaagaaagaatggtACGTATGAGTGCtactcattaaaaaaaaaatgatacgTGTGAGTGGAAGAAAATGAGAAGAAGTAAAAAGAAATATGAGTAGAATGTAACCAAACGAAAGTAGGAAGAAGTAAAAGAAATATTATCTAATTCAACAAACGTTTCTCATATTTAATTAAGCTAGACCTTCTCTCCAATCTGATAGAAtgtgtatataactatatacgTACACAAAGCTATGAGAAAATCATCCAATGGCTCAATGCTTAAGCGTCCTTCTCATTCTAATCTTCTTCCCTACACATATTCATGCATGCACCCAAACAGAACGCACTTCTCTCTTGGCCTTTGCCctcactctctcttctccttccttgAATTGGACTTCCGGTAATTGTTGTCGTTGGGAAGGCATCACTTGCAACCAAGATGGTTTGGTCACCCATTTGAGCTTACCTTCCAAAGGCCTCAAACTCAATGGAGGTATCTCTCCCttatcatctctgcaaaatctCACACATCTCACTTACCTCAATCTCTCTCGCAATTCACTTCACGGTTCACTAGGTCAAACTGGATTGTTCTTGTCATTGAATCCTCTTGAGATTCTTGATTTGAGCTATAACTTTCTATCTGGAGAACTACCAATTTCTCCACTATCTGGGAGTATCCAGATGCTGGATCTGTCCAGCAATTCTTTCCAAGGTGAGATTCTATCTTCATTCTTCCAACAAGCTTGGAATTTGACTAGTTTCAATGTCAGCAACAATACCTTCAAAGGATCTATACCAACTTCCATTTGTTTCACTTCTTCTCCATTGATCAAAGTGTTggatttttctttcaataaattCAACGGAAGTATATATCCCGGAGTAGGGATGTGTTCCAAGCTCAAGGTGTTTTGTGCTGGGAATAATAACCTCTCAGGAACACTTCCAGAAGACATGTATAATGTTACCACTCTTGAACAAATTTCATTACCTCTCAATTCACTTTACGGAGTCCTTAGTGATGGCATTCTCAACCTCACAAACCTTGCAATACTTGACCTCCATTTCAATCAATTCAGCGGTGTTCTTCCTCTCCATTTTGGGAAGCTTTCCAAGTTGGAACTGTTGCTCCTTCATTTCAACAATCTAAAAGGTTCTCTGCCCCCATCTTTAATGAATTGCACAAGACTTATGCAACTAAATGTAGGAGTCAATCACTTTGAAGGGGATTTGTCCATGTATAATTTCTCCAGACTTAGTAGGCTTCGTAAACTGGACCTGTTGAAGAATCAGTTCACAGGTACGTTCCCCACAAGCCTATACTCATGCAAGTCTCTCAAAGCAATTCGACTTAGTGCAAATGATATTGAGGGACAAATACAACCTGAAATTCTATCATTGAAATCCTTGTCCTATCTCTCACTTTCTTTCAATAGATTGACCAATATCACAGGGGCAATCAAGATACTCATGCATTGCAACAGTCTCATATTCCTATCCTTAGCATCTAGTTTTGAAGAGGAGGAAGTTCCAGCTGATCTTGGCATGactgattttgatggattccaAAATCTTCGATTGTTGGATTTGAGTAACAACGAGGTCACCGGTCAAATACCTATATGGTTATCTAAGCTCAAGAAGTTAGAGGTCTTAAAtctaaattcaaataaattCACAGGGCCAATTCCAAGTCAGCTTGGGACTCTTCCTAGGTTCTTTTACGTAAACTTGGCATTCAACCTCATTTCTGGTGAATTTCCAAAGGAACTTTGTAGCCTGCCAATGGTGGTATCTCAAAACAACAACTTGTCCACTGATGATCTTGAATTGCCTATCTACACCACGAATGATGGCGGCAAGACAGCTGGACAATACAATTCTTTGTTGTACTATCCACCGTCAATACTCCTAGCCAGCAATAGCATAACTGGAAATATACCGATTGAAATTGGCCAATTGCAGCTTCTCCATCAGTTGTCCCTTAAAAACAATTTCTTCTTCGGCAAGATTCCAGACCAAACATCCAACCTCAAACACTTGGCAGAATTGGATCTCTCCTTAAATCATTTCTCTGGAAATATACCAGCATCATTAACAAGCCTTAATTTCTTGGCAAAATTTAATGTCTCATACAATAATCTAGAAGGCCAAATACCAACAGGCACTCAGTTACAAGGCTTCGGTGCATCTGCATTTGAGGGGAATCCCAACCTTTGTGGTTCTCCACTTCCAAATAATTGTCAACCACTTCCAAATGATGGCATTGATGGAGATGATAACAACAGTATAGATGTCAACAGTGAGCATGAAGTTCCATGGTTTTTAGTTTCTGCTGTGCCTGGGTTTGTTGTAGGATTTTGGGCAGTATGTGGTTCTTTGATATTTATCAAGACGTGGAGATATGCTTATTTCCGATTCCTCGATAATGCATACGATAGCCTCTATGTGATGATAGCTGTGGGGATCAAAAGGATGAAGAGAAGGTTTAACGGAAGCTAGACTGCCAAAGTTCTTTTGCAATATATGTATTTTGAGAGTTGTTCTATGTCCACATTTATAGTCTTCTTCTACAGTTCTACCCCACGAATAATTTTTAGTTGTCATCTTTGACTCAGTCCATTAGTAATTTAGTACAGTCCAGTTCAAAGTTCGGGTCCAACTCCAATAAGTCGAGTCTAATCATGTCCAAAGTTGAGTGTAAAGTCGGTCATTGCACATGTATCTTGCTTGATCTTTGTTTACCCTAGGCCCTGGGGTACCTTCCTGTGATTAGCGAACATATTTAAATGCCTCTTAAGCTAACACACTTTAGGGTCTTTTAAAAGATTAGCTAACGCACTTTtgggtctttttctttttatcttatCAATGTCCAGGTTTCCTTCGCATAATTGTAGTAGTGGATTGAAGTATATAGTCATTAATATGATCCAAATTATCAAAAACGACACCATTTTTTATCGGGGAAAAAAAATggtggaaaaaaataaaataaaaaaagaacaaaaaatggTGTTTTATAACACCAACCCGTTTTAATTAGTTGTTAATCCTTTAATTGGGCTTGTTAATTAGGTGTCCTCCACAGTCCAATAGTCTAGGTTCAGTACAGTCCAGTTCCGTTGCATAGGTTAGGTATTCGGTCTAACAGTTTAGTTCAGACTTGTCTTGTTGCCACGTGGGCGACCTCATGTGATTAGCGAACATATTTAAACGCCATTCGGCATAGCTACTCTTCGATGTGGGATCGGTTTTGTACTAATTTAATACGAAAAATGTTGTTCATAGAACACCAACCAATTTTAAGTTGAGTGTAAGGTCAGTTATTTGTACCTGTACCTTGTTGCCCCGTAGGGTACGATCACGTGCTTAGCGAACATATTTAAATGCCTCTTAAGCTAAGGCACTTTTCGATGCGGGACCTATAATTACGGGATAGTGCAACTATGCCTCTTCTTTATCGATAGCGTTCCCATCATATGCAGTCTCGGGCGaccccaaaacaaaacaatgcCATTGCCGGCTACCTCTTCTAGCTAACTCCCAACCAGAACTCGACCACTGACAACCACCGCAAAATAGATTCCGTCAGTCTTCCTGTGATGGTTGCTACCTAAGCTTCAAAGCTCAACCTCCCCGACCCTTGAGCGAGAGCATTGTCTGATGTGGGATCTGTTTAGTaataatttaatacaaaaaCTGGGGTATTATAGATAATTACCCCTACGGGTTCCCTTGATTTTCCcctccaaaaccaaaaagtaaaaaattttaacctttttttgtttgttgattAAAGGATTAATGCTTGCAGAGTGACATTTGCAGATTGATTTCTTCACAAAATAGACACCCAATGGATGGAAGCTAAGGCCACCCAGTGTTCATCACTTACTCTTCTACAAACGTCGTATGGGAGCAATAGTCCATAATGGTGTGGGTTTGAACGGAGAGCAAGCTGGGGAGAGAGGCTGGAACACGTTCGTTTTCCCAACTCAGAAACTGGCCGATGACATTGACGGGTCTTGTAAGTCGATTAAACTTTCACAGTCTATGTTGATCTGGGTTTTTTCTGTAGCTATGAGATTTTGAAAAAGACGGAATCTTTAGGGGGGAATTGCATCTGGTTTTTGCTGTGAATGGAAACACATTTCCGGATGTGGGACAGCATAACCCAAACTCCCGAACGCACAAAAAATGCCAAAATGGTGTTTTATATAACACCAACCAGTTTTAAATTTGGGCTTGTTCAAATTGTTCGTGGGTCCAGGTTCAGAACTGTGTGCAAATCCGTGGAAAGGAAAAGTATTCTCATCGGCAGGAAGGATGTTCAAGATGCACAATGTTGAAGGAGATCGTCTCAGATCAAAATGTGAGTTCATGAGGCAGCACATAGTGTGTAGAGATGGTGGATATCCACAATATTTACAACCAAGTTCTGCCGATTGCCACTTCAATATTAAAACACTTTCCTAAAGCAGAAGAGTTGATGCAATCTGCAGTTTCAGGAAATGAATTCAAGAACCTGCTTGTGTTTGATTGATGTTGATGCATACAATGAGAATGTAATGGGTTTTCCAGCATTATCAATGTGGtcaattttttttctcctcTAATATTGGTTTTTGA is a genomic window containing:
- the LOC133737120 gene encoding receptor-like protein 3 gives rise to the protein MAQCLSVLLILIFFPTHIHACTQTERTSLLAFALTLSSPSLNWTSGNCCRWEGITCNQDGLVTHLSLPSKGLKLNGGISPLSSLQNLTHLTYLNLSRNSLHGSLGQTGLFLSLNPLEILDLSYNFLSGELPISPLSGSIQMLDLSSNSFQGEILSSFFQQAWNLTSFNVSNNTFKGSIPTSICFTSSPLIKVLDFSFNKFNGSIYPGVGMCSKLKVFCAGNNNLSGTLPEDMYNVTTLEQISLPLNSLYGVLSDGILNLTNLAILDLHFNQFSGVLPLHFGKLSKLELLLLHFNNLKGSLPPSLMNCTRLMQLNVGVNHFEGDLSMYNFSRLSRLRKLDLLKNQFTGTFPTSLYSCKSLKAIRLSANDIEGQIQPEILSLKSLSYLSLSFNRLTNITGAIKILMHCNSLIFLSLASSFEEEEVPADLGMTDFDGFQNLRLLDLSNNEVTGQIPIWLSKLKKLEVLNLNSNKFTGPIPSQLGTLPRFFYVNLAFNLISGEFPKELCSLPMVVSQNNNLSTDDLELPIYTTNDGGKTAGQYNSLLYYPPSILLASNSITGNIPIEIGQLQLLHQLSLKNNFFFGKIPDQTSNLKHLAELDLSLNHFSGNIPASLTSLNFLAKFNVSYNNLEGQIPTGTQLQGFGASAFEGNPNLCGSPLPNNCQPLPNDGIDGDDNNSIDVNSEHEVPWFLVSAVPGFVVGFWAVCGSLIFIKTWRYAYFRFLDNAYDSLYVMIAVGIKRMKRRFNGS